One genomic window of Pseudomonas sp. LFM046 includes the following:
- the gstA gene encoding glutathione transferase GstA, whose protein sequence is MKLYFAPMACSLSPHIVLRELGTPFELIRVNNKTKRTADDRDFREINPKGYVAALVLDNGEVLTEGPAILQFIADTYPEAGLAPANGTWERVRLQELLNFITSEVHAGSAPLFNSDLPEEAKAIFREKLFKRLDYLSQLMGEQDYLTGRFSVADAYLFTVLKWLPVLQIDIQKWPVLARFVQRMEKRPAVQAAIAAEEATAPV, encoded by the coding sequence ATGAAACTCTACTTCGCCCCCATGGCGTGTTCGCTGTCACCCCACATCGTGCTCCGTGAGCTGGGGACTCCGTTCGAGCTGATCCGGGTCAACAACAAGACCAAACGAACCGCCGACGACCGCGATTTCCGCGAGATCAATCCCAAAGGGTATGTGGCGGCGCTGGTGCTCGATAACGGCGAAGTGTTGACCGAGGGGCCGGCCATCCTCCAGTTCATCGCCGACACGTATCCGGAAGCCGGCCTGGCCCCTGCCAACGGCACCTGGGAACGGGTTCGCCTGCAGGAGCTACTGAACTTCATCACTTCCGAGGTGCATGCAGGCTCGGCCCCGCTGTTCAACAGTGACCTTCCGGAGGAAGCGAAGGCCATCTTCCGGGAGAAGCTGTTCAAGCGCCTCGACTACCTCTCGCAGCTCATGGGCGAACAGGACTACCTCACCGGCCGCTTCAGCGTCGCAGACGCGTACCTCTTTACCGTCCTCAAATGGCTGCCAGTGTTGCAGATCGACATCCAGAAATGGCCGGTCCTCGCCCGGTTCGTGCAGCGCATGGAAAAGCGACCAGCCGTCCAGGCAGCGATTGCCGCGGAAGAAGCGACAGCCCCGGTTTGA
- a CDS encoding LysR family transcriptional regulator — MMNLMHWKLLVAVADAENVSRAAERFGITQSGASQAITQMEEALGVKVFVRERRKTTVTAIGEQIVVRARRMLGELESIQNLVDASRGCHLGRIKLASFPSVFASLLSPLLLAFTRLHPGIEIVSLEGTDEEVEDWLASDSIDLGIVMNPAPERDPVMIGYDSWVAAVPTNHYLARRASSSTVALSELVNEPFIVATGGCHLHGRSLMEREGLALSDIRLTVRDWTTAFALIGEGMGVSMVPASTLPKDLHSMRIYELSPPIYRRFGLVCSASGQESAAAQEFLKQVRKSALGVELPMVVEAASVQAA, encoded by the coding sequence ATGATGAACCTGATGCATTGGAAACTGCTGGTGGCGGTTGCGGATGCAGAGAATGTCTCGCGAGCCGCAGAACGCTTTGGCATCACGCAGTCTGGAGCCAGCCAGGCAATCACCCAGATGGAAGAAGCCCTGGGTGTGAAGGTGTTTGTACGTGAGCGCCGGAAGACGACGGTGACCGCCATCGGCGAGCAGATCGTGGTCAGGGCCCGGCGCATGCTGGGCGAACTCGAATCGATCCAGAATTTGGTGGACGCCAGTCGCGGCTGTCACCTGGGCCGCATCAAACTGGCGAGCTTCCCGTCGGTGTTCGCTTCCCTTCTTTCCCCCCTGCTCCTGGCCTTCACGCGCCTCCACCCCGGTATCGAGATCGTTTCCCTGGAGGGCACAGACGAAGAAGTCGAAGACTGGTTGGCGAGCGACAGCATCGACCTGGGCATTGTCATGAATCCCGCTCCTGAACGGGATCCTGTGATGATCGGATACGACTCCTGGGTGGCGGCGGTACCCACCAACCATTACCTGGCTCGCAGGGCGAGTTCGAGCACCGTAGCATTGTCCGAACTGGTCAATGAGCCCTTCATCGTAGCCACCGGAGGCTGCCACCTGCATGGAAGGAGCCTCATGGAACGCGAGGGGCTCGCGCTGTCCGATATCCGCCTGACCGTGCGTGACTGGACCACCGCATTCGCACTAATTGGCGAAGGCATGGGGGTATCCATGGTCCCGGCTTCCACCCTCCCCAAAGACCTCCACAGCATGCGCATCTATGAATTGAGTCCGCCAATCTATCGCCGTTTCGGACTCGTCTGCTCGGCAAGCGGCCAGGAGTCCGCAGCCGCGCAGGAATTCCTTAAACAGGTCCGCAAGTCGGCGCTTGGTGTGGAACTGCCGATGGTGGTGGAAGCCGCATCGGTGCAGGCGGCCTGA
- a CDS encoding MFS transporter, with translation MSRIPCCSTPSSPRRVLLACGIAPDLSYLIAARVAQGIGAAFMLPSSMALLASAYPSPTERGWAMAVWGDVSACALVAGPVVGGADRMGGLEVDLLPQPAGGRGGAAYAVAATSTRNLQEGQDPTPTHRLFWCVMLTLIPLAMLFAKVSLSTMKTAVVLTSIPFMVILLTMIYGFFRWMRRTTAPSRLTSSRKSRSALGWRRGLRRRRRRKA, from the coding sequence ATGTCCAGAATCCCATGCTGCTCCACACCATCCTCCCCCAGGCGGGTACTGCTTGCTTGCGGTATAGCCCCCGATTTGTCTTACCTGATTGCGGCTCGGGTCGCCCAGGGGATTGGTGCGGCCTTCATGCTTCCGAGTTCCATGGCGCTGTTGGCATCGGCTTATCCATCGCCAACTGAGCGCGGCTGGGCGATGGCCGTGTGGGGCGACGTATCGGCATGCGCTTTGGTGGCCGGGCCCGTCGTGGGTGGGGCTGATCGAATGGGTGGGCTGGAAGTGGATCTTCTTCCTCAACCTGCCGGCGGGCGTGGTGGCGCGGCCTACGCCGTGGCCGCCACCAGCACCCGCAACCTGCAGGAAGGCCAGGACCCGACTCCGACCCACCGCCTGTTCTGGTGCGTGATGCTGACCCTGATCCCGCTGGCGATGCTCTTCGCCAAGGTCTCCCTCTCCACCATGAAAACCGCGGTGGTGCTGACCTCCATTCCGTTCATGGTGATCCTGTTGACGATGATCTACGGATTTTTCAGGTGGATGCGCAGGACTACGGCGCCAAGCAGGCTCACGTCATCGAGGAAGAGTCGGAGCGCCTTGGGCTGGAGGAGGGGACTGAGGCGCAGAAGGCGGAGGAAGGCGTGA
- a CDS encoding S24 family peptidase, protein MKTTDRITKLVLARKPNLGARNVKRDIADTCKVSYEAVRRWYAGETENIKNENLIALAEGYDTTVDWLLSGKGEPPRRNGNPRETASPVDLTRKVLEKYGKGLTEETRRKIVNAIEETRSANYSGEPATCSDANASAGDLLISPYDLSTDGHGQAPSDYSELVRTITVSAQQLERLGIDYSSPANLSVITAWGQSMEGTINDKDLVLVDRGIREYVGDGIYLVSWAGHLFIRRLQLAAKDQVELIADNPAHKARVVPMSEILIHAKALLGWGTFRL, encoded by the coding sequence ATGAAAACGACTGACCGCATCACCAAGCTTGTGCTGGCAAGGAAGCCAAACCTCGGCGCCCGTAACGTCAAACGAGATATCGCCGATACCTGCAAGGTGAGCTACGAAGCGGTGCGTCGGTGGTATGCGGGTGAAACCGAGAACATCAAGAACGAGAACCTGATCGCCCTCGCCGAAGGCTACGACACGACTGTCGACTGGCTGCTTTCGGGCAAAGGTGAGCCGCCAAGACGTAACGGCAATCCCCGCGAAACGGCCTCCCCCGTCGACCTCACCCGGAAGGTTCTGGAGAAATATGGGAAGGGGCTCACTGAGGAAACGCGGCGGAAGATCGTCAACGCAATAGAAGAAACCCGCAGCGCGAATTATTCCGGTGAACCCGCCACCTGCTCCGATGCAAATGCCTCGGCGGGCGATCTCCTCATCTCCCCATACGACCTGAGTACCGATGGCCACGGTCAGGCGCCATCCGACTACTCCGAACTCGTCCGCACCATCACCGTCAGCGCACAGCAACTGGAAAGGCTGGGTATCGACTACAGCTCACCCGCCAACCTCTCCGTCATCACCGCCTGGGGACAGTCGATGGAGGGGACTATCAATGACAAGGATCTGGTGCTGGTTGATCGCGGGATAAGAGAGTATGTCGGGGACGGAATCTACCTGGTCAGTTGGGCGGGACATCTGTTCATTCGGCGACTGCAGCTGGCGGCGAAAGATCAGGTGGAGTTGATTGCGGATAATCCGGCGCACAAGGCGCGGGTCGTGCCGATGAGCGAAATCCTGATTCACGCCAAGGCGCTACTGGGTTGGGGCACTTTCCGTCTCTGA
- a CDS encoding LuxR C-terminal-related transcriptional regulator yields the protein MHGQLTEWTRDIADVLAQPPGQPQLQALVDWLRHQTSTDHFLLFIYEGRCPPQPLFDTLPERLRTQFVSDYQDGPYLLDPFYLACAFGQADGLYSLRRLAPERFYATQYFCTYYQYLALSEQLGFIVSLGPESRAVLSLMRMKGQAAFGGEEMQLLRSAAPVVERVVRAAWKAHQPKEQHIAYDLDEQVCNAFEQFGQGVLSPRECQVARLVLKGFTNGSIAELLGIQRGTVKVHRRNLYDKLEIGSHAELLALFVRELRRA from the coding sequence ATGCACGGACAGCTAACCGAATGGACCCGCGACATCGCCGACGTACTGGCGCAACCTCCCGGCCAACCACAATTGCAGGCACTGGTCGACTGGCTTCGGCACCAGACCTCCACCGATCACTTCCTGCTCTTCATCTATGAAGGTCGCTGCCCGCCGCAGCCGCTCTTCGACACCTTGCCGGAGCGCCTACGGACTCAGTTCGTCAGCGATTACCAGGACGGGCCCTATCTGCTGGACCCGTTCTACCTGGCCTGTGCATTCGGGCAGGCCGATGGGCTGTACAGCCTGCGGCGGCTGGCGCCGGAGCGCTTCTATGCCACTCAGTACTTCTGCACCTATTACCAATACCTGGCGTTGAGCGAGCAGCTGGGCTTTATCGTCAGCCTGGGGCCGGAGAGCAGGGCGGTGCTGTCGCTGATGCGGATGAAGGGCCAGGCGGCTTTTGGTGGTGAGGAGATGCAGCTGTTGCGCAGCGCGGCGCCCGTGGTGGAGCGGGTGGTGCGTGCGGCGTGGAAGGCCCATCAACCGAAAGAGCAGCATATTGCGTATGACCTGGATGAGCAGGTTTGCAACGCGTTCGAGCAGTTCGGGCAGGGCGTGTTGAGCCCGCGAGAGTGTCAGGTCGCCAGGTTGGTATTGAAGGGGTTCACCAATGGCTCGATTGCGGAGCTGTTGGGCATCCAGCGAGGAACGGTGAAGGTCCACCGCAGGAACCTCTACGACAAGCTGGAGATAGGCAGCCACGCGGAGTTGCTGGCGTTGTTTGTGCGGGAGTTGCGGAGGGCTTGA
- a CDS encoding YhfG family protein, with protein MPTPSLQAKKAFYAKARQSNYAASLRRKGFDTTPADAERKLPSRESVLSAYRARQG; from the coding sequence TTGCCAACCCCGTCCCTGCAGGCCAAGAAGGCCTTCTACGCCAAGGCACGCCAGTCCAATTACGCGGCCAGTTTGCGTCGGAAGGGTTTTGACACGACTCCGGCCGATGCCGAGCGCAAGCTGCCCTCCCGCGAGTCCGTCCTGAGTGCCTACCGCGCCAGGCAGGGCTGA
- a CDS encoding aldehyde dehydrogenase family protein — protein MSEATLYIDGRWTAPRRGHRFCSCDPATGERLAELSGADARDVDLAVKAARNALERDWGRMRGGERAGYLEALANNLELRQKELAVLEARDNGKPLPEAECDVADAIACFRYYASVARAMDECDGQPPAPGAFAHHFGIRHEPVGVAGQIMPWSYPLLMAAWKVAPALAAGATCVLVPSEFTPLSALELGVAASCVGLPPGVLNILPGFELQAGMALARHPGLDRVDFTGNPPTQGKGTLTAAVALNGMRQPLRGKSVCIVFDDVDVEAAVEWILFSSFRNQGQIRSATSRLLVHQDIAPRLVECLVHAVRGLRIGPGLDAGVQLGPLVSPGQCRRVMEAIDQGLKVAQVLTGGKRFPYSPTENFVEPTLFDEPDIHSSIWRESVLGPVLCVKRFRTEAEALDLAEGGGNGSVAWVMSADQGRAERVANGLRAGVLWSDGSQSVFIGERWNSMEHGAAGLELSGWELESCLGIGQATRHRRDQRWAAA, from the coding sequence ATGAGCGAGGCAACGCTCTATATCGACGGGCGCTGGACAGCGCCAAGGAGGGGCCATCGGTTTTGCAGTTGTGATCCAGCAACCGGCGAGCGGCTTGCTGAGTTGTCGGGGGCCGACGCGCGGGATGTGGACTTGGCCGTGAAAGCTGCCCGCAACGCCCTTGAGCGGGATTGGGGGCGGATGCGGGGGGGCGAGCGGGCGGGTTATCTGGAGGCGCTGGCCAATAATCTGGAGCTGCGCCAGAAGGAGCTGGCGGTGCTGGAGGCTCGGGACAACGGCAAGCCGTTGCCCGAGGCCGAGTGTGACGTCGCGGACGCCATCGCGTGCTTTCGCTACTACGCCAGCGTGGCCCGGGCGATGGATGAGTGCGATGGCCAGCCGCCGGCCCCTGGAGCCTTTGCCCACCACTTCGGTATTCGCCATGAGCCGGTGGGCGTGGCGGGGCAGATCATGCCGTGGAGTTACCCGTTGCTGATGGCGGCGTGGAAGGTCGCTCCGGCGTTGGCGGCAGGCGCGACGTGCGTACTCGTACCGTCGGAGTTCACGCCATTGAGCGCGCTTGAGCTCGGCGTGGCGGCAAGCTGCGTGGGCCTTCCGCCCGGGGTGCTGAACATCCTGCCGGGCTTCGAGCTTCAGGCGGGCATGGCCCTGGCCCGGCATCCAGGGCTGGACAGGGTGGACTTCACCGGTAATCCGCCCACCCAGGGGAAGGGGACGTTGACCGCTGCTGTTGCCCTCAACGGCATGCGGCAACCGCTGCGTGGGAAGTCGGTCTGCATCGTGTTCGATGACGTTGATGTCGAGGCCGCGGTGGAGTGGATCCTGTTCAGCAGCTTTCGAAACCAGGGCCAGATACGCAGTGCCACGTCGCGGCTGCTGGTGCACCAGGACATTGCACCGCGTCTGGTGGAATGTCTGGTGCACGCCGTTCGTGGCCTTCGCATCGGTCCGGGATTGGACGCGGGCGTGCAACTGGGGCCTCTGGTCAGCCCTGGGCAATGCCGCAGGGTCATGGAGGCCATCGATCAGGGCCTGAAGGTGGCTCAGGTGTTGACCGGCGGGAAGCGCTTTCCGTACTCGCCGACGGAGAACTTTGTGGAGCCCACGCTGTTTGATGAGCCCGACATCCACAGCTCGATCTGGCGGGAGAGTGTCCTCGGCCCGGTGCTCTGTGTGAAACGCTTCCGAACCGAGGCGGAGGCGCTGGACTTGGCCGAGGGCGGCGGCAATGGCTCGGTGGCCTGGGTGATGTCCGCTGACCAGGGTCGTGCGGAGCGCGTCGCCAATGGATTGCGCGCCGGCGTCCTCTGGTCCGACGGCTCACAAAGCGTCTTTATCGGGGAGCGGTGGAACAGCATGGAACACGGTGCTGCCGGCCTTGAGCTGAGCGGCTGGGAGTTGGAGAGCTGCCTGGGGATCGGGCAGGCCACCCGCCATCGCCGTGATCAGCGGTGGGCTGCTGCCTGA
- a CDS encoding STAS/SEC14 domain-containing protein, with the protein MFQIMRNGDNRVDLDLAGKLDSDEMQAVIDQLTKQSEGISHGRMLYRVGELKMPTLGAVAVELSHIPQLFRLFRQFDRMAVVADKQWIRTASEVEGSLFPGLTVKAFDSTQEAEAEAWLLH; encoded by the coding sequence ATGTTCCAGATCATGCGAAATGGTGATAACCGGGTCGACCTCGACTTGGCCGGGAAGCTCGATAGCGATGAGATGCAAGCCGTCATTGACCAACTGACGAAGCAGTCCGAAGGCATCTCCCATGGCCGGATGCTTTATCGGGTCGGCGAACTCAAGATGCCTACGTTGGGCGCTGTGGCCGTCGAGCTGTCGCACATTCCACAGCTGTTCCGCCTCTTTCGGCAGTTCGATCGCATGGCGGTCGTGGCCGACAAGCAATGGATCAGGACAGCCAGTGAAGTCGAGGGCTCATTGTTCCCTGGCCTGACGGTCAAGGCATTCGATTCGACGCAGGAGGCGGAAGCGGAGGCTTGGCTACTGCACTAG
- the recC gene encoding exodeoxyribonuclease V subunit gamma: MPSSPELSPGLIVIHGNHLEELRTLAVEWMRRYPLRPLENEVLLVQSNGIAQWLKLALAERDGCGIAAALDVDLPARFLWQAYRSVLGRDAIPQQSPLDKAPLTWRLMRLLPSLLAEDAFAPLRRFLADDNDLRKRHQLAERLADLFDQYQVYRADWLADWAEGHDRLRTSRGGERELDEASRWQPALWRALLADVGEEHLAESRAGVHPRFVARLRELDAPPPGLPRRVTVFGISSLPAQVLEALAAMARFSQVMLYVHNPCQHHWGDIVEDKDLLRHEYRRQQRKGASSGQIGLFDQEEMHQHAQPLLAAWGKQGRDYINLLDQYDEPQRYREDFERIDLFSPAAEDTLLGQLQNDILDLRPLAETRETWPPVNPARDRSLRFHVAHSAQREVEVLHDQLLACFSEDPTLRPRDVIVMVPDVNTYAPHIQAVFGQFASEDPRHIPFTLADQGLRGKDPLVIALEHLLQLPDSRFSVSEVLDLLDVVALRARFGIREEELPTLRRWLEGAGIRWGLDARQREALGLGPGLEQNTWRFGLRRMLLGYAVGGAGAYAGIEPYDEIGGLDAALIGPLTRLLEALEIQLEQLREPATPVVWGERLRGLLDSFFLPQGERDEVLRNQLLDALDAWLELCEAAGLEALLPLPVVREAWLGDLDQGRLSQRFLAGAVNFCTLMPMRAIPFRHVCLLGMNDGDYPRSQAPLDFDLMAGDYRPGDRSRREDDRYLLLEALLAARDRLYISWVGRSIRDNSERPPSVLVGQLRDHLGTGWTLAGEGDLLHALTTEHPLQPFSRRYFGAEPELFSYVHEWAALHRQATPSEPAGSLPAWEEGLQVTPELLQSFLRDPVKCFFTRRLKVHLDEEEQAQLDSEPFALDGLERFQLQDRLLKSAVLARGGDTQNALVDAADRLQRSGVLPLAGFGEQYRNALLEPLPAQVQRYEGLCLLWPERVESPRRLSFSAGAVQLEGWLGGLRQKADGSFARLELLPGALAKDSAWKWHRLLRPYVLHVVAAACEVPITTLLVGEDQALAFEPLPVDHAARLLTAWLEAWTAGMQAPLPVALKTSLSWLQDANDDKAQAVYEGGYNVTGEVAGSASLARQFPHYAALNADGQFPAWSERLYRPLLDSQPTALKEAQA, from the coding sequence ATGCCCTCAAGCCCGGAGCTGTCCCCCGGCCTCATCGTCATCCACGGCAACCATCTGGAAGAGTTGCGCACCCTGGCGGTGGAGTGGATGCGCCGTTATCCGCTGCGTCCGCTGGAAAACGAGGTGCTGTTGGTGCAGAGCAACGGCATCGCCCAGTGGCTCAAGCTGGCGCTGGCCGAGCGGGATGGCTGTGGCATCGCGGCGGCACTCGACGTGGACCTGCCGGCGCGTTTCCTCTGGCAGGCCTATCGCAGTGTGCTGGGGCGTGACGCCATTCCGCAGCAGTCACCGCTGGACAAGGCGCCGCTGACCTGGCGCCTGATGCGGCTCTTGCCGAGCCTGCTAGCGGAGGACGCCTTCGCGCCGCTGCGCCGTTTCCTCGCCGATGACAATGACCTGCGCAAGCGTCACCAACTGGCCGAGCGCCTAGCCGACCTGTTCGACCAGTATCAGGTCTACCGCGCCGACTGGCTGGCGGACTGGGCCGAAGGGCATGACCGCTTGCGTACCTCGCGCGGTGGCGAGCGTGAGCTGGATGAAGCCTCGCGCTGGCAGCCGGCGCTGTGGCGTGCGCTGCTGGCCGATGTGGGGGAGGAGCACCTGGCGGAAAGCCGTGCCGGTGTTCACCCGCGCTTTGTCGCCCGCCTGCGGGAGCTGGACGCGCCGCCCCCCGGCCTGCCACGCCGCGTCACGGTGTTCGGCATCTCCTCACTGCCGGCCCAGGTACTGGAAGCGCTGGCCGCCATGGCGCGCTTCAGCCAGGTGATGCTCTACGTGCACAACCCCTGTCAGCATCACTGGGGCGATATCGTCGAAGACAAGGACCTGCTGCGCCACGAGTACCGTCGCCAACAGCGCAAGGGCGCGTCCTCCGGCCAGATCGGTCTGTTCGACCAGGAGGAGATGCACCAGCACGCCCAGCCGCTGCTGGCCGCCTGGGGCAAGCAGGGCCGCGACTACATCAACTTGCTGGATCAGTATGACGAGCCGCAGCGCTACCGCGAGGACTTCGAGCGCATCGACCTGTTCAGCCCGGCGGCGGAGGACACCCTGCTTGGCCAGTTGCAGAACGATATTCTCGACCTGCGTCCGCTGGCGGAAACCCGCGAGACGTGGCCACCGGTGAACCCGGCGCGTGACCGCTCCCTGCGCTTCCATGTCGCCCACAGCGCCCAGCGCGAGGTGGAGGTGCTGCACGACCAGCTGTTGGCTTGCTTCAGCGAGGACCCGACCCTGCGTCCGCGCGACGTGATCGTCATGGTGCCGGACGTGAACACCTACGCGCCGCACATCCAGGCGGTGTTTGGCCAGTTCGCCAGCGAGGACCCGCGCCACATACCGTTTACGCTGGCGGACCAGGGCCTGCGGGGGAAAGACCCGCTGGTGATCGCCCTGGAACACCTGCTGCAACTGCCCGACAGCCGCTTCAGCGTCAGTGAGGTGCTGGACCTGTTGGATGTCGTTGCGCTGCGTGCGCGTTTTGGCATCAGGGAAGAAGAACTGCCCACCCTGCGCCGTTGGCTGGAAGGTGCTGGCATCCGCTGGGGCCTGGACGCCCGCCAGCGCGAAGCGCTCGGGCTTGGCCCGGGCCTGGAGCAGAACACCTGGCGCTTCGGTCTGCGCCGCATGCTGCTGGGCTATGCCGTGGGTGGCGCCGGGGCTTACGCCGGTATCGAGCCCTATGACGAGATCGGTGGCCTCGACGCTGCCCTGATCGGCCCGCTGACCCGTCTGCTGGAAGCCCTCGAAATCCAGTTGGAGCAACTCCGCGAGCCGGCCACGCCCGTCGTGTGGGGTGAGCGTCTGCGCGGGCTGCTGGACAGCTTCTTCCTGCCGCAGGGCGAACGCGACGAAGTGCTGCGCAACCAGTTGCTGGACGCCCTCGATGCCTGGCTGGAGCTCTGCGAAGCCGCCGGGCTTGAAGCATTGCTGCCGCTGCCGGTGGTGCGCGAGGCCTGGCTCGGTGACCTCGATCAGGGCCGCCTCAGCCAACGCTTCCTGGCCGGCGCGGTGAACTTCTGCACCCTGATGCCCATGCGCGCGATTCCCTTCCGCCACGTCTGCCTGCTGGGCATGAACGACGGCGACTACCCCCGCAGCCAGGCACCGCTGGACTTCGACCTGATGGCGGGCGACTACCGCCCCGGCGACCGTTCCCGCCGCGAGGACGATCGCTACCTGTTGCTGGAAGCGCTGCTCGCCGCGCGGGACCGTCTCTACATCAGCTGGGTAGGGCGCAGCATCCGTGATAACAGCGAGCGGCCGCCGTCGGTGCTGGTGGGCCAGTTGCGTGACCACCTTGGCACGGGCTGGACGCTGGCCGGGGAGGGCGATCTGCTTCACGCGCTGACCACCGAACATCCGCTGCAGCCCTTCAGCCGCCGCTATTTCGGCGCTGAGCCGGAGCTGTTCAGCTACGTCCATGAATGGGCTGCTCTGCATCGCCAAGCGACGCCGAGCGAGCCCGCTGGCAGTTTGCCGGCTTGGGAGGAGGGGCTGCAGGTCACGCCCGAGCTGCTGCAGAGCTTCCTGCGGGACCCGGTGAAATGCTTCTTCACCCGGCGGCTCAAGGTGCATCTGGATGAAGAAGAGCAGGCCCAACTGGACAGCGAACCGTTCGCCCTCGACGGCCTGGAGCGTTTCCAATTGCAGGACCGCTTGCTCAAATCCGCCGTGCTGGCGCGAGGCGGCGATACCCAGAACGCCCTGGTGGATGCGGCCGACCGTCTCCAGCGCAGCGGCGTGCTGCCGTTGGCCGGCTTTGGCGAGCAATACCGCAATGCCTTGCTGGAGCCTTTGCCGGCGCAAGTGCAGCGCTATGAGGGGCTTTGCCTGCTGTGGCCGGAACGGGTGGAGTCTCCGCGGCGGCTCAGCTTCAGTGCGGGTGCCGTGCAGCTGGAGGGCTGGCTGGGTGGCCTGAGGCAGAAGGCCGATGGCAGCTTCGCGCGCCTGGAGCTGTTGCCTGGCGCATTGGCCAAGGACAGCGCCTGGAAATGGCATCGCCTTCTGCGGCCCTATGTGTTGCATGTGGTGGCCGCCGCCTGCGAGGTGCCCATTACCACGTTGCTGGTGGGCGAGGACCAGGCCCTGGCCTTCGAACCGCTGCCGGTCGATCACGCCGCCCGGCTGTTGACCGCCTGGCTGGAAGCCTGGACAGCCGGCATGCAGGCCCCGCTGCCGGTGGCGCTGAAAACGTCGCTTTCCTGGCTGCAGGATGCCAATGACGACAAGGCCCAGGCTGTATATGAGGGGGGCTACAACGTCACGGGAGAGGTGGCGGGCAGCGCGAGTCTGGCGCGGCAGTTCCCTCATTACGCCGCCCTGAACGCCGATGGCCAATTCCCCGCGTGGAGCGAACGGCTCTACCGGCCGCTGCTGGACAGCCAGCCCACCGCCCTCAAGGAGGCCCAGGCATGA